The Sesamum indicum cultivar Zhongzhi No. 13 unplaced genomic scaffold, S_indicum_v1.0 scaffold00173, whole genome shotgun sequence genome window below encodes:
- the LOC110011352 gene encoding LOW QUALITY PROTEIN: uncharacterized protein LOC110011352 (The sequence of the model RefSeq protein was modified relative to this genomic sequence to represent the inferred CDS: inserted 4 bases in 2 codons; deleted 1 base in 1 codon; substituted 1 base at 1 genomic stop codon), protein MGDFPFDLGIPSLARGSDRSLNYSLPHNLSLRVFVLKTVPSSHLSSEKDLVSSLPGKPKPSLFQADINPGKKNKKKRLAGLVAYPYRLIVLFVAVVNSLNTKIWFSHTLQECTFXIANRAFXDSIPENNSITHGESSSKNSPHXAYSCKDPAFLHLSYRITIDKSRVCTNERLKYACKTLRIAAFFSTM, encoded by the exons ATGGGTGATTTTCCATTCGACTTGGGAATTCCGTCTCTGGCTCGTGG GTCGGACCGTTCCCTAAATTATTCACTTCCTCACAACCTT TCCCTTCGAGTCTTTGTCCTGAAAACAGTTCCTTCTTCGCATCTCTCAAGTGAGAAGGATTTGGTCTCATCTCTTCCTGGAAAGCCTAAACCCTCACTCTTCCAAGCGGACATCAATcccggaaaaaaaaata aaaaaaagaggcTTGCAGGTCTAGTCGCATACCCCTATCGTCTTATTGTTCTATTCGTTGCAGTGGTAAACTCATTGAATACTAAAATATGGTTTAGTCACACCCTTCAAGAGTGTACATTCTGAATAGCAAACAGAGCATT TGATTCCATTCCTGAAAACAATTCTATCACACACGGCGAATCGAGTTCAAAGAACTCTCCCCA AGCTTATTCGTGCAAAGATCCAGCATTCCTTCACTTATCATATAGAATAACGATCGACAAGTCCAGAGTGTGCACCAACGAGAGATTGAAGTACGCTTGCAAGACTCTCCGAATAGCAGCATTCTTCTCTACTATGTGA